GGCCCCACGGAGACGACGATCTGGTCCTCCGCGTACCGGGTGGAGCCGGGGGCGCGGGGCGCGGGGCGCGAGGAGGCCGCGGAGCCGATTGGCCGGCCGATCGCGAACACGCGGCTGTACGTGCTGAATCCGCGGCTCCAGCAGGTGCCCGTGGGGGTCACCGGAGAGCTCTACATCGGTGGCCTGGGCGTGGCGCGGGGCTACCTGGGCCAGCCCGCGCTGACGACGGAGAAGTTCCTCCCGGATGCGTTCAGCGGCCAGCCGGGTGCGCGCCTCTACAAGACGGGGGACCTGGCCCGCTCCCTGCCGGATGGCGCCATCGAGTACCTCGGCCGCACGGACTTCCAGGTGAAGATTCGCGGGTTCCGCGTCGAGCTGGGCGCCATCGAGGCCGCCCTGGCACAGCACCCGGCCGTCGCCAACGTCGCGGTCATCGCGCGCGAGGTGGCGCCCGGGGACACGCGCCTCTTCGGCTACGTCGTCTTCCAGCGTGAGCAGTCCGTGCCCACCGAGGCGCTCCACCGGTTCCTCAAGGACAAGCTGCCGGGCTACATGATTCCCGGCTCGCTCACCGCGCTGGAGTCACTGCCGTTGACGCCCAACGGCAAGGTGGACCGCAACGCGCTGAAGGCCCTGGCCGTGGGCCGGCCGGAGGAGCGGGTCCACGTGGCTCCCCGCAACCCGCTGGAGGCGGAGCTGGCGCGGCTGTGGGAGGAGGTCCTGGACGTCAGGCCCGTCGGAGTGACGGACAACTTCTTCCACCTCGGGGGCAACTCGCTGCTCGGCGTGCGCCTCATGACGAGGATCCGCCGCAACCTCGGGCAGGAGGTGCCGCTGTCGCTCCTCATCGAGGAGCCGACCATCCTCCACCTGGCCCAGTTCATCTACGAGAAGAGCCTCTGGACGCAGGCCACGGCGGCGCCGGGGAAGCCGTCACTCGTGAAGGTGCGTCCGGAGGGCAAGCGCCCCCCGTTGTTCTTCGCGGCGCAGCTTGGCGGCATCTACCCGTCCAACGTGGTGGTGGGCCTGCTGGAGATGGCGCGGCGGTTGGAGCCGGAGCAGCCCTTCTACGGCCTGCAGGCGCCCGCGCTCGCGCCGGAGCTGGTGGAGGCGGGGACGCGCGGCGGTGTGCTCTCCCTGGAGGGGTGGCGCTACGACTGGAAGAACTTCGAGCGCGTGGTGGCCGACTGTGTCCAGGCCATCCAGGAGCTCCAGCCCGAGGGGCCGTACTACCTGGGAGGCTTCTGCTCCGGCAGCCTGCTCGTGTTCGAGCTCGCCCGGCACCTGCTGGCGAAGAATCAGCGGGTCGCCCGGCTCGTGCTGTTGGATCCGCCCATCGGTGGCGATGCCGTCCCGCCCGGGCCGGCGCGGTATGACCCCGAGCTGGCGAACCTGGTGTGGTTCATCGGCCGGGACGTGGGTTGGGAGGCGGGATGGGATTTGAACGAGCTCTACCGGGAGCTGGAGCCCCTCGGCGCCGAGGAGCGCTGGACGTTGGCCCTGCGCAAGCTGAGGGAAGCCCGCGCGGTTCCGGCCAGCACGGATGAGAATGATCTGCGGCGGCTCTTCGGGGCGAAGCGGAACAACGAGGAGGTGATGAGCCGGATCCTCGAGCACTACCAGCCACCGAGCTACCCGCACCCGGTCACCATCCTGATCTCCGACCACACGCGCGAGGACTACACGGAGGAGGCACTCCAGGCGGCACTGGCGCGCGTGCGCCAGCACCTCACGGGGCAGCTGGAGGTCCATGTCGTCCCCGGAGACCACGGCAGCCTGTTCCACCCGCCGAATGTCCAGGTGCTGGTGGAGCACGTCAGCGGGTGTCTGGCCGGGAGCGGTCAGCCGGGCAGCGCGCCCCGGTTGCGCGTGGCGGGGACCTGAGCCCGCCTGGAGTGGGCCAGCTTACCTTTGGTGAGCCGGCGGTGCGGTCAGGGTTCGCGGACCCTCAGTGGTAGGCGGCCGGCTCGGGGAGGGGCAGGCCGGAGGCCACCGCCGGTGACTCCGGAGCCGAGGCGGGGAGCCGGAACGGTTTTCCTGCATCATTTTCCGTCTCCCCGGCTCATTCTCCATGCATGGGACTTCTCAATGAGCTGACACACGGCCGGCGCGGCATCCGGCTGGCGCTCCCTGGCCGCTTCGAACTCCAGAGCGATGAGCAGAGCAATGCCATGTTGGTGGATGTCGGCCGCCAGGCAGGCCTGTTCCTGTTCCAGTTTCCGCTCCAGCTCGACCTCCGCCCCGAGCATGAAGGGCTGCTCTCGCGTGACATCGAGCGCCATGCCCGCGAGCTCTTCGACCTCCACTTCGTCCATCGACACGGTCAGCAGCCTCCGGGGGCTGACGCGGCGCGGCAGAAACCGCGCACGGCGGACCCGGACTGGTCGCCGGTCCTGAGCATCGAGCGTGTCCGGCTTGGCGCCTGCGAGGCCTTGTCCGTGGTGCACCGCAATGCGCTCGAGCACGGGCTGGAGCTCGTCATGGGCCACCTGCTCGTCCCCCTGAGCAGCGGCCTGCTCGAGTTCCGGGTGGTCGCGAGGAATAGAGGGCCTACCGGTGTGCGAGAGAGTGACATCCTCGCGCGCGCGATGATGGAAGAGAAAGTCAAGACCAAGGCGGAGGTGGAGGCGCTGATGATGCGCCTGACGCCAGACGATCCCCGCCACGACTCCCGCTATCCCGAGCACCCCCTCACCGTGGTCCGGGACCTGCTGCGGATGCTCGCGGCGCCGGGGGTCATCGAGGTCTTCCAACCCGCGCCCGTGCCACCGGCTGGTGAAGTGGTGCTGCCGGGACTCGGCAGCGCCGTCACACTTCCTCCGCGCTACGTGCAGACGGCGAACAGCGAGCCCACGTTCGCCCAGTTCAGCCGCGTGGCGTTCGCGGGCGGCGTCCCCGGCTCGGATGGGGTGCAACTGTTGTCCCTCCTGATGCTGGCGGTGGAGGGGAGCCCTGAAGGTCCTGAACGCCAGAAGATGTTCGCGGCCCAGGCGCGGGAGTTGGCCCAGAGCACGGCGCGGGGAGCCACCGGCGTCCACCTCGAGGCCTGGACATCCTCCGGTAAAGGGGGCGGCGTGCAGGCGTTTGCCCACGCGGAATTCCAGCCTGGGGCACAAGGCGTTCCCAAGCAGAGCACCCTCGTGTGCCTCACGGATGCCGGGGACGTGGTGAAGGTCGTTCTCCTCAGGACCTCCGCCTGCATCCCCAGGGAAGAGCTGCTCGCGGACGTCGAGACGGTTACTCGGTCCTGGCGCCCCCTGGAGGGCACGGGTGTGCAGCCTCCGGCGCCGGTGACTCCTCCCCCCGCCCAGAAGAAGAAGAAGTGGTGGTGGTTCTGAGGCCGCTGCCTTCGCCGGCCCACGTGTCCCCAGTTGGGCTTGCCCAGGTCGGGTGGCTCCATCGACCTGAACGAACGGAGCGCGGCTCGCATTTATTAACCCTCATCAATGCGGGGGAGGGCGCCCCTCCCTACTGTCGAGGCCACAACGCCGCTGAACGTTCTGGAACCCTCGAGATGAACACCTCCCGCCTTCACTCCCGCTCCCTGGGGATCCTCTTCCTCCTTCCGTTCTTCGCCTACGGCATCGGCACCGCGCTCGTCACCTCCGTCCTGAAGGATCCGGCGCACCTGGCCGCGATGGCCGGTCAGAGGACGCCGTTCATCGGGGGCTCGCTGCTGCTCCTGTTGAACTCCCTCGCCGTCGTCGGGATTGGCGTGCTGTTCTTTCCGATCCTCCGCGAGCGGAGCCCGGGCATCGCCCTCGCGTATGTCTGCACGCGGGTGATGGAGGCGCTGCTCCTCCTCGTCGGGGTGGTGTTCCTCCTGTCCATCCTGCAGCTCGGAGAATCCGCGCAAGGGCAGACGACGCCGGAGCTGGTGCTCCTGTCCGGACTTCTCTCGAAGGGGAACTTCTGGGCGTACCAGCTCGCGATGATCATCCTGGGCGCTGGCAGCGTGGTGTTCTGCCTGTCGCTGTACCAGTCCCGGCTCCTGCCAGCGTTCCTCCCGCTGTTGGGCGCGGTGGGCTACGGGCTTCTGGCGCTGGGGTCCGTGCTCGAGCTCTTCGGGCTGCCGTGGGGCGTCCTCTTCTCCGGGCCAGGGGGCCTGTTCGAGCTGTTCCTCGGCGGCTGGCTCATCGCCAAGGGGTTCCGGACGGTCACGCCTTCCATCGCGGCGTAGCCGGCTTGCCGCGCGTGGCGATGCGCTTTCGGATCCGGCTCAGCGACTCGGGCTTCACGCCGATGTAGCTGGCCAGCTGGTACTGGGGAATCCGCTGGAAGATGTCCGGCCGCGTCTTCGAGAGCTTGAGGTACCGCTGCTCCGGGCCATCGGTGAGATAGGAGGCGAACCGCGCCTGCTGTTCCGCCAGGACCTTCTGCATCACCATCCGGGAGATGCTCTCGAAGCGCGGGAAGCGTCGATACAGGTCCTGCTCGCGTTGCTCGGTGCCCACCACCACCGTGGTGTCCTCCGCGCAGACCAGGAAGTGATCCGCCGGGGTCCGGGTCATCATGCTCTGAATCGAGAGGACCCAATCGTTCTCGGTGAAGAACCCGTTGCTCCGCTCCTCACCGTCGACGATGTAGTACTGGCGGACGCAGCCCTGGAGGACGAAGTAGGCCTCGGTGCAGACCTGGCCCGCCATGAGCAGGTGCGTGCCCTTGGGACAGGTCTTCACCACCATGCTGTCCAGGATGGCCTGGGCTTCCTCGTCCGACAGAGGCGCGATCCGGCGGAAGTAGTCGACGAGCTTGTGTTTCATGAGGGCGCTGCGAGACCGGTGGGAGGCCCATCATCCCACCGGGGCCGCGCTGCCGCTAGGGGCGTTGGACGGAGCAGCGGCCCTCGGCCCGGCGCGTGAGATCCTCGGCCACCGTGCGCAGCAGGCCCCGCGTCAGTGCCGAGCGCTGCGCTTCCGTCTTCTCCCCCTGCGTGAGCCACTGCGCCACCTTGCCCAGGCTCGCCGCTGTCACCACCTGCAGCCGCACGCCCACCTCCACCTCGAAGGCCGCGTCGGCCTCAGGCTCTTCCTCCAGCGTCCACGCCACCCGCTCCAGCTCCAGCCTCCCCACGCCCGCCGCCAGCGGCCTGCCATCCAGCACCCAGCCGCCCTCCTTCGCCGAGTACGCCAGCACCTGCGTCAGCCTCGTCGCGTCCATGCGCTCGGAGAACCACAACGGCCGGCGCCGCAGCAGCGTCAGCTCCACCTCCAGCCGCCCCGCCAGCCCCAGCCGCATCAACCGCTCCAGCTCTGGCGCCACCAGCGCGAGTGCCTCGGGCCGCACCACCACGCGTCGTCCCGCCCGCGCCGCCGAGCACGTCACCTTCGGCGGCTCCTCGCCCCGGGCCATGGGCGCGAGCAGGCCCAGCGCGGCCACCAGCGCCACGCCAGGTCTCCTCCGTCCGCTCGTGCCAGGTGACCGCATGGTGTCTCAGAAGGGCCGGACGAAGAGCAGCCGCGCCTCGGGGGAGATCGACGCGCGCTCGTCCGTGCGCCAGGCCACCGACAGGTGCACCGAGTCTCCGAAGTACAGCTGCGCGCCCAGGCCCAGCTTCGGGTCCATCCAGCCCAGCTCCTTCCGGTGCACCGTGCCCACGTCCGCGAAGACCCCGATGAAGTCCCACCGGTACTCCGCGCTCGCCAGCAGCGAGGCGTCCCCGCGGAACTCCTTGAAGGCATAACCGCGCAGTGCGCTCCAGCCGCCCAGGGCCTCCTGCTTCTGCAGGGGCAGGTCCTCGCCACCCGCCGCGCGCACGCGCAGCCGCAGGCCGTCATCGTGGCCGGTGTGCACATACAGCACGCTGTCACTCACCACCTTCCAGAAGCGGTACTCCGCGCCACCGCCCAGCGCGGGGCTGCCCACCTCCATCGTCAGCAGGCTGCGCACCGCCGTCCGCTCTGGCCACTCCCAGTCGTGCCGCACCAGGGAGAGCTCGGGGTTGCGGAAGAGCGGGCCCGTGCGCTCGGCTCGCTTCTCGTCGCTCGCGTACTCGATGCGTCCCACCACCGACGTCATCCGTCCCTCGTCCACCAGCGGGTTGGGGAAGGGCGCCGAGTCGCGCCGGAAGAGCGAGAAGGGCGGCGAGAAGCTCACCAGCGAGTCATACGTGTCCCGGCGGTACTCCGCCCCCACCCGCCACTGGGGCGAGAAGCGCCAGGTGGCGAAGCCCGTGAGGCCCTTGCGCCGGAAGTACTCCGCGTCCGGGCGGTTGAGCAGCGCGGAGTAGATGTACGAGTCGATGGCGCCCATCCGCCACCGGTCATTGGTGTCCGTGAAGTCATACAGCTGGACGCCCACCTCCGCGAGCCGCACCGCCGGCACCTCCACCTTCGCCCCCACCAGCCAGTTGAGCCGCCGCTGGAAGGCCGTCCGCTCCGGGTCGCCCAGAATCCGCTGGCCGCCCCAGCGCAGGGGAATGGTCAGCGCTCCGTCCAGCGTCACGTGGGCCCGGTTGCGCACGTCCCACAGCTTGAGCGAGCCCGACAGGCCGGGCGCGAAGCCCGTCACCTGCGTGTGCATGGGGATGAGCTCCGCGTTGAAGCTGGAGCCCCTCGGGCGCGCGTGCACCACCACGCGGCGGCCCACGGTGGTGATGGCTTCATCCCCGGACTCGTGCTTCCAGCCCTCCGCCAGCGTGTCCCAGGACAGCTCGACCTCGTCCTCCCAGTGCTTGTGCTTCTTCTTGCTGCGCGTCTCCTCCTCCACCGGCCGGTAGCTCCGCCCGCCGCCTTCCTCCCGCACCTCCTCGAAGCGCGTGGCCGGCCTGGATGGCTCCTCCACCTCCCACAGCTCGAGGAAGGGCATCTCCTGCTCCAGGCGGCTCTCCGCCCGGCTCAGGTCGCTGCGCAGCAGGACATCGCCGGGCTTGATGCCCATGACTTCGCGCACCCGCGCCGCCACGTCCTCGTCCACGCCCCGCACCTCCACCGCCTCCACCTTGCCCTCGTCCACCCGAAGCCGCAGCTGCCCCTCCGGCGTCAGCGTGGCGTCGAGGCTCGCGAGCAGATAGCCCTCGTCC
The sequence above is drawn from the Archangium gephyra genome and encodes:
- a CDS encoding DUF4386 domain-containing protein, translated to MNTSRLHSRSLGILFLLPFFAYGIGTALVTSVLKDPAHLAAMAGQRTPFIGGSLLLLLNSLAVVGIGVLFFPILRERSPGIALAYVCTRVMEALLLLVGVVFLLSILQLGESAQGQTTPELVLLSGLLSKGNFWAYQLAMIILGAGSVVFCLSLYQSRLLPAFLPLLGAVGYGLLALGSVLELFGLPWGVLFSGPGGLFELFLGGWLIAKGFRTVTPSIAA
- a CDS encoding Crp/Fnr family transcriptional regulator; amino-acid sequence: MKHKLVDYFRRIAPLSDEEAQAILDSMVVKTCPKGTHLLMAGQVCTEAYFVLQGCVRQYYIVDGEERSNGFFTENDWVLSIQSMMTRTPADHFLVCAEDTTVVVGTEQREQDLYRRFPRFESISRMVMQKVLAEQQARFASYLTDGPEQRYLKLSKTRPDIFQRIPQYQLASYIGVKPESLSRIRKRIATRGKPATPRWKA